GTAATACGAATCAATCGTCGTAGATAGATGGCCTTCATGCTCGTCAGGATACAGCTTCCATGCCCCATTATCGTGTTGGAGAGACGTGATGTGAGCAGTGAGCTTCTCCATCAAACGCTCATCATGAATACCCAGCGTGCGCAATAGGATGATCATGTGAGAATCTGTCATCGGTGAGCTTTCCAAACAAAAGCGCCAAGTGCCATCCTCTTGTTGGCGCTGTAACAAAAAGGCTTGAATGCGGTTCATTTCTTGCTGAACTTCACGCAACTCATTCACCTCCCGATAAAATACGGCACCAAAGGAAGAGAGGGGGAAGAGCATCGATGGGTTTGTCGTGGTACCAATACGCATCTCGCTTGCCGCTTGCCAAAAATCTGGGGAAAGTCCGTACGGCGACAGCACCATTGCCAGCACAAGATCAAAAGACGGTAGAGCGGATTAGACAGGAGACGCTCGCCCAAAACCGTGACAATATCGACAGAACGCGCGCCTATTTGTCGTTTTATCAAAAACATCCACAAATTCATTGGGCGTTATTGGCCCATCTCGTATCGCGCAATGCGGGATGGAGTATGACCGATTTGCGGGGAGAATTATTGCCTCGCTTGCTGCGAACAAAAGAGCAGCAGGATTATTTTTCGTTTTTGGAGCGGGGAAACTGGCTGATTTTTCACGATGCGTACCCTCAATTGTTACTGTATGAAGAGAGTGTCAGGCGACAGACCAACCTTTTTTATATACTGCCTCATTTGGGCGTGTCTACTTTCATGCAGGCGATCTGGAATCATTTCTGGAAGACCACTGACAAAGAGCTACTCACCATTGGATTGATTATCAATGAACAAAACTATTTGGAAGAACAGGTTATGAAAGACCCGGCCTATCAAAATTCAGTTGTCCGAACAATCCCGTTTGTCCTGCAGGAGCTTTTGCAACTGAACATGATCTTGCTTCCCTATCGGAAAGTGACTGATGTGCAGGGAAGCTCCTTGCAGCTCGCGGGTGAGCGAGTGTTTCATTTTGCCTCCTTACCGGAGAGAATCACCTTGGGAAAAAGGCTGTACAGTCTGCTGTTCGGTGGTACGAATAGGCAGGAGCCTGTGTGCACTTGGGCATTGGAACAGCCACACACAGGTTCGCGAAAAGATTATTGGCCCCATCTCTTTCACGATGTGAATGATACAGCTCCTGGCAAGCCTTATCAGGTAAAACTAATGAACTGTCAGCTGCGTTCAGGGGCAAAGCGGCTATTTTCCCCAACGTTGCGCCAAGTTTGGAAGCCTA
This genomic stretch from Brevibacillus sp. DP1.3A harbors:
- a CDS encoding DUF2515 domain-containing protein, translated to MGLSWYQYASRLPLAKNLGKVRTATAPLPAQDQKTVERIRQETLAQNRDNIDRTRAYLSFYQKHPQIHWALLAHLVSRNAGWSMTDLRGELLPRLLRTKEQQDYFSFLERGNWLIFHDAYPQLLLYEESVRRQTNLFYILPHLGVSTFMQAIWNHFWKTTDKELLTIGLIINEQNYLEEQVMKDPAYQNSVVRTIPFVLQELLQLNMILLPYRKVTDVQGSSLQLAGERVFHFASLPERITLGKRLYSLLFGGTNRQEPVCTWALEQPHTGSRKDYWPHLFHDVNDTAPGKPYQVKLMNCQLRSGAKRLFSPTLRQVWKPIHHEPPKEFDWYKNKSDVWRVLTQREETANAAEMSEAYCQALAKIEWAVAARTRILS